The genomic stretch CGCCTGGCGGGTCTCCCGGGAGCCGGTGACCACCGCGCTCGGGGAGTCCCGCACCGGGCCGAGGACGCCCTCGCGCGGCCGCACCGTGGCCGGGCTGGCGCTGCTCGCCGCCGCCGTCCCGCTCGCGGTGGCCCCGCTGCTGGACCGCACGGTGCTCGGCGCGGCCGGCACCTCGCTGGCCGGCATCGTCGCCGCCATCGGGCTGGCGATGGCCGGGCCGGCGCTGCTGCGCGCGGTCAGCGGCCGGGTCGTCCGGGCGCTGCCCGCGGGCACGTCGGCGCCCAGCTGGCTCGCGGTGGCGAACCTGCACGGCTACGCGCTGCGCTCGGCCGGGGCGATCACCACGCTGGCGATGGCGGTGGTCTTCACGCTGACCTACGCCTTCTCCCAGACCACGGTCAGCGGGGCCGCCGCGCGGGAGGCCGAGGCCGGCACGCGGGCCGACACCGCCGTCGCCGCACCGGCCCTGGGCGGGGTGCCCGCGGGCCTCGCCGACTCGGTCGCGGCGGTGCCCGGGGTGGACGCATCGGCGCCGGTGAGCACCACCACCGTCCTGCTCGGCACCCGGCTGTTCGGTGACGTGACCGTCGAGCCCGAGCCGGCGCTCGTGCTCACCCCGGACGCTGCCGGGGTGCTCGACCTGGACGTGCGCGACGGCGACCTGGCCGACCTGCGCGGCCCGACCGTGGCCGTCGCCCGCGGGGTCGCCGACGTGGGGGAGGACCTGCCGCTCACGCTGGGCGACGGCACCGACGTCGACGCCCGGGTGGTCGCCGTCTACGAGCGGGCCCTCGGGTTCGGTGGGGTGGCGGTGTCGGCCGACCTCGTCGCCGGGCACCGCACCACCGACCTCGCCGACCAGGTGCTGGTGCGCACCGACGGCAGCCCGGCGACCGCGGACCGGCTCGCGGCGCTGGCCGGCGACCGCCCCGGCGTGGTGGTGGCCGACGCGGCGGCCGGGGCCGAGCGGGGGGTGGCGCCCGAGGTGTGGCTCAACATCGCCGTCCTCGGGGTGCTGCTGGGCTACGTGCTGCTGGGCATCGCCAACTCGCTGGTCGCGGCCACCTCCCAGCGCGGCGACGAGCTGGCCGCGCTCCGGTTGACCGGCACCACCCCGGCGCAGGTGCGGTCGATGATGCGCCGGGAGGCCGGGCTGGTGTCGGCCGCCGCGATCGCGGCGGGCACGCTCGTCGCCGCCGTCCCGCTGGCGCTGCTCGGGATCGGCTTCCTCGGCCACCCCTGGCCGGCCGGGCCCTGGTGGTTGCTGCCGGCGACCGTGGCCGTCGTCGTCGGGGTCGCGTTCGCCGCGATCGAGGTGCCGACCCGGCTGGCGCTGCGCACCGGCCCGGCGGAGACGCTCGCCCGGGCCACCTGACCGCCGCGCAGGGTCCTCCGGCCCGGCGCGCGGGACCGTCGGCCCTGCCCCGGTGGTCGCGCCGTCCCGAGCATGGGAGGCGGGCGCCGTCCGGCGCCCGCCTCGCAGAGGGAGTGGTCATGAGCGTCGACACCGGGCAGCGTCCCGACACGGTGGAGCAGCCGGCCGAGCAGCCGCCGGCCCCGCAGCCCCCGGCCGGGAGGTCGGGGCTGGAGGACCGCGGGTGGGTCCTCGTCGTGGGCGTGCTGGTGGTGGCGCTGCTGGTGTTCGCGGCGATGATCGCGCTGACGGCGCTGGGTGGCGGGGACGGCTACCGGCCCTGAGTCACCCGGGCCGCGGCCCCGGACCGGGCCCGCTGCCGGTCACTGGCCCAGGTCGCGGTTCTGGCTGTGCTCGCTGAGCTGGGGCGCTGCGGGGTCCGGGCACGGCCGCGGTGGTGCGGCGGTCACGTGCGCCCAGCAGAGCCGGCACAGCTGGGTGGGCTCCGGTTCGACCAGCGGACGACCACCCAGCGCGCGCACCTCCACCCACCCCACGGCGGACTCTGCGGGAGACTGGGCCCCGCACTGGTCGCAGCGGTACAGCACGGTCATCGTGGTGCCTCCAGGACGAGGAACGCCGGTGGTCCTCGGTGGGGTGCGCAGGTGTCTGCGCGGGGAGGGGCTCAGGCGGTGGGCAGCAGCTCGGCCAGCTCCGCCTCGAACCACGCGTCGTCGAGGTCCTCGACCTCGTGCAGTTCGAGTTCGGCGAGCAGGGCGCGGGCGGTGGCGAGGTCCATGCCCCGACCCTGCGAGGCCGGCCGCACGGACGCCTCCAGCGTTCCGCAAGGGAACCGCAATCCACCGCCGGGTTCAGCCGCCGCGGTCGACCTCCGCGCGCACCACGCCCAGCAGCGCCGTCTGCGGCGCCGGGTCGGTGTGCTCGCCGCGGTCCAGCGCCTCCCGGGCCGGCCCGGGCAGCAGGCTCGCGGCCACGTCGTCCAGCCACACGGTGTCCCCGCGCAGCTGGCGACCCAGCCGGAGCACCTCGCCCTCGCGGTGCACCAGGTACTCCTCGCCGCCGAGCTCGATCGTCGTCGATCCACTCATGCGCCAGCCCCTACCCGGGGCCGGGAACCGGCTACACGCGGCACCGCCGCCCGGGCGCGTCGTCCCTCACTCTTTCCGGGCGTTTCGGCGCGGCGTGCCTCATGCTCGGAACGGTGCCGCCGATGGTGTCGGTGACACCGGGTCCGGATCCGCGGCGCCCGACGACCCTCAGCCCGGAGGTGCACGTGCCCCCAGCGACCAGGGTCTCCCTCCTCCCCGCCGACGTGCACGCAGGCCGGCACGGCGACCAGCTGGAGGCCGGCCTGCTCGCCGGCGTCCTCGACGCCCTGCCCTCGCCCACCGTCCTCATCGACACCGACGGCACCATCCTGCTGGCGAACTCCGGCTGGACCGAGGTCGCCGACGTGCTCGGCGTCGAGGAGCTGCGGGTCGGCGTCGGCGGCAACTACTTCCGCCTGATCCTGGGCCTCGGCGACGACGCCCGGAACCGGCAGCGGATCGCCGAGCTGCACGCCCTGATGGAGGGTCGGCGGGAGACCGTCGCCGCCGACTACGCCCTGCCGACCCCGGCCGGGGTGCGCTGGTACCACCTGCAGGCCGCGCGGGCCGACCAGGCCGGCCGCGTGGTGGTCACCCACACCGACGTCACCTCCCGCGTCCGGGCCGAGCGCGACTCCGCCTGGCAGGCCCGGCACGACCACCTCACCGAGCTGCCCAACCGGGCCCACCTGCACGAGCTCATCACCGCCGAGCTCGCCCGGCCCGACCACGGGCCGGTCACCGTGCTCTTCCTCGACGTCGACGGGTTCAAGGACGTCAACGACACCCTCGGCCACGAGGTCGGCGACCACCTGCTGCGGCAGCTGTCCGCCCGGCTGACCGCGCGCACCCGGTCCGAGGACACCGTCGGCCGGCTGGGCGGCGACGAGTTCGTCGTGCTGTGCCGGGACTGCGACGTCGAGGGCGCGCTGACCCTCGCCGAACGTTTCCGCCGCACCTTCGACGAGCCCTTCCAGCTGGCAGGGGAGCGGATCACCGGGCTGAGCGTGAGCATCGGGATCGCCACCGCCGCCGACGGCGAGGTGCGCTCCACCGACCTGGTCCGCGACGCCGACCTGGCCATGTACGCGGCCAAGGCCGGCGGACGCGACCGGGTCCGGGTCTTCACCCCGGAGCTGCGCTCGGCGGTCCGGCAGAAGGTGCTGGTCGCCGGGGAGCTGCGGGACGCCATCGACGCCGGGCAGCTGGTGCTGCACTACCAGCCGGTGCTGCACCTGGCCAGCGGCGAGGTCAAGGGCGTCGAGGCGCTGGTCCGCTGGCAGCACCCCGAGCGGGGCCTGCTCATGCCGGCGGACTTCATCCCGGCCGCCGAGCAGAACGGCGTGGTGGTGCGGCTCACCCAGTGGGTGCTGGCCGAGGCCACCCGCCAGGCCGTCGCCTGGGACGCGCTCGGCCTGCCGCTGGTCGTCGGCGTCAACATCAGCGCCGCCCACTTCGCCACCGGCACGCTCGTCGCCGACGTCGACGACGCGCTGACCGCCGCCGGGCTGCCGCCGGAACGGCTGCTGC from Modestobacter roseus encodes the following:
- a CDS encoding ABC transporter permease; amino-acid sequence: MLGLATAMARRRLAALVAVFCAVLGAAAIVTGTGVLMESGLRSELPAGRLAGADVLVSADQTVRPPEDLPIALPERAPLPADLAGRLADLPGVTAVATDVSFPAALLTGDDAVVGAADPAQGGHGWSSVDLLPGAEVTGTAPDGPGEVALGADLATAAGVAPGDRARVVVDGGPPTDVRVTAVVRPEGAGILLPDDAAATLRDEGPRAGTVDLIGLRVEPGTADDVAAAARRLVGSDVEVATGDARGELLQPEAAAGRSLLVVLAGSLAGVPLLVVGFIVAGALSVSIAGQRRELALLRAVGTTPRQVRRLVATQASLVGAVAAVPGLALGYLVAGQLRRLLVHLGMLPAELPLTFSPLPALAAVLLVLAVVQVAARSAAWRVSREPVTTALGESRTGPRTPSRGRTVAGLALLAAAVPLAVAPLLDRTVLGAAGTSLAGIVAAIGLAMAGPALLRAVSGRVVRALPAGTSAPSWLAVANLHGYALRSAGAITTLAMAVVFTLTYAFSQTTVSGAAAREAEAGTRADTAVAAPALGGVPAGLADSVAAVPGVDASAPVSTTTVLLGTRLFGDVTVEPEPALVLTPDAAGVLDLDVRDGDLADLRGPTVAVARGVADVGEDLPLTLGDGTDVDARVVAVYERALGFGGVAVSADLVAGHRTTDLADQVLVRTDGSPATADRLAALAGDRPGVVVADAAAGAERGVAPEVWLNIAVLGVLLGYVLLGIANSLVAATSQRGDELAALRLTGTTPAQVRSMMRREAGLVSAAAIAAGTLVAAVPLALLGIGFLGHPWPAGPWWLLPATVAVVVGVAFAAIEVPTRLALRTGPAETLARAT
- a CDS encoding putative bifunctional diguanylate cyclase/phosphodiesterase, encoding MPPATRVSLLPADVHAGRHGDQLEAGLLAGVLDALPSPTVLIDTDGTILLANSGWTEVADVLGVEELRVGVGGNYFRLILGLGDDARNRQRIAELHALMEGRRETVAADYALPTPAGVRWYHLQAARADQAGRVVVTHTDVTSRVRAERDSAWQARHDHLTELPNRAHLHELITAELARPDHGPVTVLFLDVDGFKDVNDTLGHEVGDHLLRQLSARLTARTRSEDTVGRLGGDEFVVLCRDCDVEGALTLAERFRRTFDEPFQLAGERITGLSVSIGIATAADGEVRSTDLVRDADLAMYAAKAGGRDRVRVFTPELRSAVRQKVLVAGELRDAIDAGQLVLHYQPVLHLASGEVKGVEALVRWQHPERGLLMPADFIPAAEQNGVVVRLTQWVLAEATRQAVAWDALGLPLVVGVNISAAHFATGTLVADVDDALTAAGLPPERLLLELTETSVAEDPLRAAAQFAQLRVAGVEVSIDDFGSGFSSLSQLVSIPAGLLKLDRSLIAGTRVRRSESAAAIAAVVGLAAACGMRSLAEGVETADQLALVTELGCTHAQGFHIGRPMPADELTAWLHRRASARTAEHPPG